The Bifidobacterium actinocoloniiforme DSM 22766 genomic sequence CGCCGGGGCCCCGCCTGGGTTCCAAGGTCTTGGAGGCCGAGCACATCCACAAGGCATTCGGCGACCGCGTGCTGATCGATGACCTGTCGTTCACGCTTCCCCGCAACGGCATCGTGGGCGTCATCGGCCCCAACGGAGTCGGCAAGTCCACCCTCTTCAAGACGATTGTGGGCCTGGAGCCCCTGACCTCCGGCGATTTGGAGGTGGGCGACACGGTCAGAATCTCCTACGTGGACCAGAACCGCGAGGGCATCGACCCCGACAAGAACCTGTGGGAGGTCGTCTCTGACGGCAACGACTTCATCGAAGTCGGCGGCATCGAGGTGCCCACCCGCGCCTACGTGGCCTCATTCGGATTCAAGGGTTCCGACCAGCAGAAGCCAGCGGGCGTCCTATCCGGCGGCGAGCGCAACCGGCTCAACCTGGCCTTGACCCTCAAGCAGGGCGGCAACCTGCTCCTGCTCGACGAGCCTACCAACGACTTGGATGTGGAGACCCTGGAATCCTTGGAGAACGCCTTGCTGGCCTTCCCCGGCTGCGCGGTGGTCATCTCCCACGACCGTTGGTTCCTGGACCGCATCGCCACCCACATCCTGGCTTGGGAGGGCACCGACGAGAACCCCGCCTCCTGGTACTGGTTCGAAGGCAACTTCCAAGCCTACCAAGAGAACAAAGTGACCCGCTTGGGCGAGGAGGCCTCCCGCCCCCACCGCCTCCACCGCAAGCTCACCCGCTAAGGGAGGGCAACCGCATAAATCTGAGCCTGCAGGCAGCCGGCGCGCATGGCTGCCTGCAGGGTGCTTGCAGACCGTATGTTTCCGCCTGCCTATAGACTGCTCACCAGCGTCTTATGGGGGGTGGGCAACAGGCTCGGCGCGCGAAATAGATTCCGTTGGGAGAATTACGGCATGTCAAATCAAAACACAACCGTGGGCGCTGCGGTGGATGTCCTTTCACTGCATATGGAGGAAGGAGCCAACGATCCCCTCCACCTGACCGGCTCCAGCCTCCCCTTCCCCACAGGTCGCATCTACGGCGGGCAGATCATGGCCCAATCGATCATGGCGGCCTCTTGGTCCGTACCCAAGGACCGCGTGCCGAACTCAGTGCACGGCTACTACCTGCGCACCGGACTGCTGGATCAGGATGTGCGCTTCGACGTGCAGAACCTGCGCGACGGCCGCTCCTACTCCACAAGGATGGTGGACGCCAGCCAGCCGGACCGGGCCATACTCAAAGTCATGCTCTCCTTCCAAGAGACCGGGCAGGAGGGCGTGAAATACGCCGATCCGATGCCGGTGGGGCTGCCCGACCCGGAGGGCCTGACCTCCGCCCGGGAGCTGATGGCCCCCTATGCCGCCGATTCGGCTTTCGCCGCCTACTACGCTGAACAATCCCCCTTCGACATCCGACACATCACCCCTACGATCATGCTAGGACCCGACCAAACCTCGCAGGAGGCGGATAGCGGCCGGCAGATGGTTTGGATGCGCACCAACGGCCGAGCCCGCATGAACCAGACCATGCAGCGGGCCATGCTAGCCCTGGGCTGCGATCAGCTCATGATGGAACCAGCCCTGCGCCGCACCGGGCTGTCAATCTCCACGCCCGGCATCTCCTACGCTTCGATCGACCACTCCATGTGGTGGTACGAGGACATCGACATGTCTGACTGGGTCTTGTTCGTGCAGGACACTTCGGTTGCGGACCACGGCAGGGCCCTGTGCTCGGCGAAGGTCTACCAAAGGGGCGAGCTGGTCTCCGCGATGGCGCAGGAAGCGATGATTCGTGTGCCTAAGCCTGCCGCCGCGGACTAATCACGCCGGGACTCAGCCCTCAGCGGCCCCAGCGGCGTCAGCAAAGCCCTGATCGGACATGCCTTTCTGAGCGGTTCCAGCCAGGCGCTGGCGTTCGGCCCGCCGCTTGCCCTCAGGGCTCTCAGGCCCATCGTTCGGGGGCAGCTGGCAGAGCCACTCCCCGACGATTCCGATGATGATGTCGATTAAGCAGACCAAGGCCGCGATCGCGCATTCGACGATGACGCGCTCATAGTACGGCGCCTCCCTGTGGGGCAGGCAGGAGAGCCCTTGCCCCCCATACCAGCCCAAGAGGGCGGCGCAAGCCACTCCCAGCGCCTTGGACAGCAGGAGGGCGTTGACCGCGAACTGCGGATCCATCTGCTTACGCTCCCCCTTAGCGTACTTGTGGACCTGGTAGGCCATCAGCAGGATGATCACGCCGGCGATCAGCAGGAGGGCGGGGACCACCCAGGGGGCGCCCAGCATATCGATCCGCCTATGCTCGTCGATCTGTACCAGGCAGGCGCCGCCAAGCAGCCCCAGTCCAAGCGCCAGCAGGTAGTACACGGCCGGCGTGCGTCCCATCTTCATACCGAACCTCCCAAAATCCACGAATCGGACACCAGAGCGACCTGCTCATAATCGGGGGCCTCCTGGGCCAGGTCGGCCACCATCCCGCCGTGGGGTCCCAGCAGCTGCGCTTGCGGTTCTAAATCGGCCCACGGTTTGAGCACCGTAGCCTGTCGCCAGGCTTCCTGATCTGGCAGGAACTGGAGGGATTCGGAGCCTTCGATCGCCAAAGGGCTGGGTTGAGATGAGCGCAGGTCTTCCGCGCTCCATACGCTGCCATCCATGTCGATCAGGCGCAAGTCGAGGGGGTAGGAGTCCAGACGCAGGCTGCGGGAGCGGCCGTGAGCGCTCTCAATCACCCGTAAGGCCGACAGAAGGTCGAGCGGGCCCATAGGGGTTTCGACGATCACCACAGAGCACAGGAGATCACCACCGCCTGCGCCCTGGGACCGGTAGAGGGGCGATATGCCAATGACCTGGCTGCCCGGCACACCGTCCAGGGAGACGATCGCTGTGCGCATGGCTGATTCAACGGGCCCTATGCCGCCGCTCATCGCCACTACGGCCCGGTGGGAGGCAGTCCCAACCTCACCGACCTCAGCCGAGCCTCCACCCTCACCGTTGGGGCCGCGCCGGCCGCCAGAGGACGGGTGCTCATGGAAGGATTGACGCAGTCGGGAGCGTTCGCCGGCCTGCCCGGATGCCAGAGCGGCTGGAGAGGCCTGGTCGTCTGGTCCGCAATCGGCTCGACGGGTCAGGCTGACGCTGACCCCGTCCATGTC encodes the following:
- a CDS encoding acyl-CoA thioesterase → MSNQNTTVGAAVDVLSLHMEEGANDPLHLTGSSLPFPTGRIYGGQIMAQSIMAASWSVPKDRVPNSVHGYYLRTGLLDQDVRFDVQNLRDGRSYSTRMVDASQPDRAILKVMLSFQETGQEGVKYADPMPVGLPDPEGLTSARELMAPYAADSAFAAYYAEQSPFDIRHITPTIMLGPDQTSQEADSGRQMVWMRTNGRARMNQTMQRAMLALGCDQLMMEPALRRTGLSISTPGISYASIDHSMWWYEDIDMSDWVLFVQDTSVADHGRALCSAKVYQRGELVSAMAQEAMIRVPKPAAAD
- a CDS encoding DUF3180 domain-containing protein — protein: MKMGRTPAVYYLLALGLGLLGGACLVQIDEHRRIDMLGAPWVVPALLLIAGVIILLMAYQVHKYAKGERKQMDPQFAVNALLLSKALGVACAALLGWYGGQGLSCLPHREAPYYERVIVECAIAALVCLIDIIIGIVGEWLCQLPPNDGPESPEGKRRAERQRLAGTAQKGMSDQGFADAAGAAEG
- a CDS encoding dihydroneopterin aldolase, with protein sequence MDSIQLTGIRATPRGSGYGRPFAYMVDVALHLDLSAAGSQDDLTQTVDYVQVARRIVTLIEGMDAQLVETVASRVADSILLSHQVRSVEVTVHRLEAGRQTGVDMDGVSVSLTRRADCGPDDQASPAALASGQAGERSRLRQSFHEHPSSGGRRGPNGEGGGSAEVGEVGTASHRAVVAMSGGIGPVESAMRTAIVSLDGVPGSQVIGISPLYRSQGAGGGDLLCSVVIVETPMGPLDLLSALRVIESAHGRSRSLRLDSYPLDLRLIDMDGSVWSAEDLRSSQPSPLAIEGSESLQFLPDQEAWRQATVLKPWADLEPQAQLLGPHGGMVADLAQEAPDYEQVALVSDSWILGGSV